The Candidatus Margulisiibacteriota bacterium DNA segment TTGCCTGTAGGGTCAAGTCCTAATGTTTTTTTTGTTTTTAATTTCACCGGAAAGGCTGGCTTATCGTACATGATAGGCATTCCTTTTATGCGTATGAGCTTTTCGGTATAATGCTTTTGTGCTGTAGGAATTTCAAAGATTTGTCCCGAGATATAATAATCTAGGGTAGGAATTCCTGTGGTATCAGGGTGTCCCATTAAGACACATTGTATGGTTGCCAGGCGAGTAAACGCGAGAAAATAAGTAATGTTACTCATCCCGATATCCAAATAAACTAAGATATCTAACTGATGACCAGCAATGAGTTGTTGGTTATAAATAATATTATCCGAATTTAACAGGGAAAAATTGTCTGCGTATTCTTTTATAGTTTCATGTACCGGATCTATTTTATTGTTAGTACCATAAACATGAATTTGAAAGCCATCTTTTGGAATATTGATAATTAAATTTTTGTAAAAATTAGTAACTGAATGCTGGCGAAAATGAGTGGAAATAAAACCTATTTTTATTTTTTTGCAAGTTTTATTTTGATCGAAAGGGTCGTAAACCGGAGCTTCACTGCCGATTTTTGGTTGTTTATGGTTATCAACTACGTATCGTATAGATGGTTTCAACATTTTAGCAATATGAGCGTTGATTTTTACGTTATTGTATCCTTGGTAAACCAGATAAAAAGTTCCTAAAACACTATGGAGCTGAGAATCTGGTATTTCCCAGTTATCATTAATTCCTTTCTGTACGTTTTTGTGAAGACGTTTTCTCCAGTGAAGCAAGTCTTGTTTGTTATTATAAATAGGTGGCAATAATAAGGCATTGTTAATTTTAATGAGGTCCTTTAGCTGTCGAAATTGTTTATTTCGATGTAACTGCATGGCATCTTTTATATAATTATTATTCTGGAGAATATTACAAATATTATAAAAAGCTTGATGGAAATCAGGTTTTAAGAAAATAGCCCTTTTGTAATTTTCAATAGCGTTTGGGAGATTTCCTTGCTCTACAAGTGCGTTGCCAAGATTATTGTAAGTTTGCTGGCAAGCAGGGTTTAAGGCAATAGCTTTCTTGTAGTTTTCAATAGCTCCTTCAAGGTTCCCTTGTTCTTGGAGAACACTACCCAGATTATTGAAAGCTTCATGATAATCTGGTTTTACGGCGATAGCCTTCTGATAATTTTCAATAGATTCCTCAAGGTTCCCTTGTTCTTTAAGTGCAATGCCCAGATTATAGAAAGCTTCGGGGCAAGCAGGGTTTAGCGCGATAGTTTTTTTGTAATTTTCAATAGCTCCTTCAAGATTCCCTAGTTCTTTAAGTGCGACCCCCAGGTTGTAGAAAGCTTCGGGGTAATCAGCGTTTAAGGAAATAGTCTTTTTATAATTCTTAATTGCTTCCTCCAGATTTCCTTGTTCTTGAAATGTGCTGCCCAGATTATAGAAAACTTCGTGGCAATCAGGATTTAAAGCAATGGTCTTATAATAATTTTCAATAGCTCCCTCAAAGTTACCTTGGTTTTTCAAAATTATTGCTAATGTTAAATATGCATCAGGAAATTCAGGAATTATTTGAATAACTTTTGATATTAATTCCTGTGCTTTCTCATTATTATTAGTATTACCATAGATTGTTCCCAACAAATATAGCCCTGTTACGTTTTCAGGGTCTACTTCAAGAATTTTATGACATAGTTCTTTTGCTTGCTGCATTTGCCCTGTGTTATAGCTTTCTATGCACTCATTTAAGCTTGTTTGGATGTCGATATTTGTCATGATTTCTCTGCTGATACATTATTTTAATTCTTTTATAGTATCATTCCTATACCGAAGGGGCAACCAATCAATCTTTTCACTCCGGTCATTGTTTTTCGCATTTCTAATGAGAATATTTTAACTATGAGTACTGTGTTTTTTCTTACGATCCGTTGCCAAAATTGATTCTTATTGAAAACGCAAAGGAATTATCTGGGTTTAAGATAAGTTAAATTAGGGCATAACGCTATTAGCGTGGCAGATGTTTTATGATAAAACAGAAAAAATCGATACAATTTTTTTAAATAAAAACCAGATATATAGGTAATCAGTCAATGCTTTGGAGGTGATAAGTACTAAAAAATGCCAAACTCAAACAATTAAAAGGATTATATTCTTAATTATTTAGAGCCTTATTGTGCTTCTAGATTAACTTTGAAAGGAAGAAAAAATATGGCCGAGATACAGGGTGCATCATATAATGAAGCTACTAAAACCATCACAATCGGGAATGATTTCGATTGGGGTAATTTGTCTACGGACTCAGATACAGAACTCATCGATCAGATGGGGATAACAGATACTGAAAATCTAACAATAGTGTTCAACGATGACGATGGTGTTAATTCTACTAATAAGTTTACTGTTAGTGAAGCAGGAAATGTTGTTATAGATAACGACGGAACGAATAGTGTTAAAGCCCAAGCTAACCTACGAGTTCAAAAAGGAGGTTACGGGAGTGTTACTATTCATGATACCATGGATGCCGGAACTGCCGGGATGAGCGAGAACCTTGAAATCGGAGAGGGGCTTAGTGCAACGGTTGACAGAAATCAAGTACATACTATAGGGAATGCTTCTACTACAATCGATAGAAATATTTCAGGGCAATTTAGCTACAGCGCTAACAATACAACAGTCCAAGGCAATATTACTGCACAGAATATGGATGCCAGCGGAGAGGCTGTTGTCAGTTCTGCTTATACCCTCAATGATAATGATGAAGGAGGGACAGGGTCAACAAATATTAATTTCAATGTATCCCAGACCTATAATATGGGTGCAAGTACAGAGAATGCCGCGGAACTAAATGCGGTTAATGCTATGGAAATCAATATTACCGGGGCCGCCAACAGGACATACAATGTTAGCGGTGATATTAACCAGAATCTGAACTTCAGCGTTGGAGAAGCATTGACTGATAGGGATATTATGATGAATGAATTGAAAGTTAAGTTTTTGGAATTGTTTAATAATTTCTCCTTAGGCAGCGAAACCTCAGGCGGAGGAACTCCTACCGGTTATATTGACAAAAATAATCAGTATAACGCGTTCACCCAAGAAGAGCTTAGCCAATTGAGCAATGGCAAGATATCGGATGAGCTGATGAACAAGATGGCTGTTGAGAAAAATGGTTCAATTTCTGTATCGTACGCAACAGAAAAACCTGAAATACCACATGACTTTTTTGGGTTTGAAAACGGTAAAATTCAGCTAGGTTCTGATTTTTTTAATTCAGATGGTACGCTCAATAGTGAAAAATTCATGCAGGCATATTTCCCGCTAACTACACAAACAGGTAACGCGCAAAATCAAGATCTACTGGCCCAGGTCACCGTAGGGTCAGACGGGACAATCCAACTAAATGCTACTTCACAGGTGGTCACCGGTGCTGACGCAAATGTAAATGTAAATACAATTCTCAATAATTGTTCTTCCCGCCAGGTATGGCATGATGATGTTGCTATGCAGACTTATTATTCAGTTACCTTAGAGGCCCTCAAAGCCGGTGGAGTCGATACAAGTAAGATCCCTGGAAAGAGTGATACCGAGAAGAGCCAGTGGGTCTCGCAAAATATTGGTGAAGTTAATGGTCAGTTTGGGCTGCAGCAAGCACTCGCCAGACATGGTCTAAATGTAGGCGGTGTAAGTAATTCGGCGTATGCATCTACTACTTTTGGTGCCTTGAGAGCCGATCACGTGATAACTTCCGTAGCGGAGCAAAGAACCGTGAATGGGATATCCTGGAATGCAGTCGCCGCATCATCCGATAGCAATGCCGGACAATGGACAACTACGGGTGGGAATGGTCGTGGTGCAAATGCATTAATGATTACCGGACCTGATGGCAAGGACCTTGGAATGGCTATACTGTCCTGGAATGGGCGAGAGTTTTTGACAGAGAGTACCCAGAATAATTTTAATGTAGGGAGGGGGGACCGCCTACAAGAAGCCACGGTTACCTCAAATATCGCGGTTTCCACGCTTACCGTAAATATTAACGATATTAGTTCCAGCTCTACAGGTGATACAAGCGATACCGGCGATTCAGGGAACAGTATCCCTAGTGTTGACGGTAACCAGCGCGAGATATCCTCTGAGACTGATACTTCTACCATGGCAGTTAAAACCTATTCTAAACTAACCTCGCTTGAGCATGATCCGGTAAATCATCTTAGTATAAATATAAAAGATAAAAACGGTAATGATGCTTCTGTTAATTCTACTTTGAGTGTTAATCAGAATACGCAGGGGACTGCAGGGACGTCATTGGCCGGAGGATCATTTGTTGCCGGAAACAAACTGATGAGTAATATCAATATGACAGCCAGCCAGAATACAAAGGTTACGGTTGACGGTGATAGTGTTGATAACTTGCAGGTGCGAGCTGCAAATGTAACGAATGTCAGCGGTACAACACAATCAATTCAAAGAGAGAATACCGGCAAAGCAGTTACCGGAACTGAGCAGTACAATCTTACAACAAAGGCTAGTTCCAGATATGCGGGGGCTTCAGACAAAAACTGGATTAATCAGGCTCAATTTGAATCTAATTTAATAATAAATGATTCATTTGACTTTGAGGGAGCTGCCGCCAGCCTGGCAAATCAAGATTTGATAAGGACACTTAAAGAGAACCAATATGGTTCGGAAGATACCGGTATTATCCCATTAGGAGGAGCAGGCGGTAAGGTATAGAAATCTAGACTGGTAACGTTATTTGGAGCTGCACGGTTTCGCTTAGCGAAACCGTGCAGCTCTTTTTTTGTTTGATTTTGATAATTCTATAACCGCAAAATATATGTTATAATCTTTTCAATTTGAGTCAAATATACTCGTCTTGGATGTTCAAGGGATAGCTGCTAATCGCAAGGCTGCTACTATCAATAAACTGGAGTTATATGCCCATGCAAAAAGTTTGTGATTATTCTGATACCGATTATAAAAAGGATTTTTGGGGTAACGGGATACGGGACTATGAAGATCTCGTTGAACGGCATGCTGTCCGAAGGCTTTTGCCTGCTTATGGCGAAAAATTCCTTGAAATCGGTGGCGGGTTTGGCCGGCTGATGGAGGAATATGTCTCTAGATTTAAGGAATCCAGGATGATGGACTATGCTGCTAATCTGGTAGCTCAAGCGCAGCAAAAGGTTGCTGAGTTGCAGCTTACACAGGTTAAAGTATGCCAGGGAAACGTGTATGACCTTTCTGAAATAGGCAACAATTATGACTGCTGTATGATGATCCGGGTGATGCATCATCTAGAGGATGTTCCGGCAGCGTTTAATCAGATTAACAAAATATTAAAAAAAGATGGGACCTTTATTCTGGAATATGCGAATAAACGAAATGTGCTGGAGATACTCCGCATGGTTTTTGGTAAACAGCATATTAATCCTTTTAGTTATGAACCGACGCGTCGAGGTGAGGGATTGTTCTATAATTTCCATCCGGCATTCATTAAGGATGCTTTGGAACGGAATGGTTTTATTATAGAACAAGAGCTAATGGTTTCATTGTTCAGAAGTGATTTTTTGAAAAAAAGGATTAATTACAAACTCCTTAGTGCTGCTGAAAAGATTGTTCAAGCGCCTCTGGGCTTTTTGAAAATAAGTCCGAGTGTTTTCATTAAAGCGAGAAAAATAAAATAATTACCGGCCCCCTTTTTAAGGGGGTTTTTACGGAACTAGCTGGAAGCTTTTCCTGAGTTAATAGAGATGATATCTCTGATCTCCTTATCAGAAGGGGACTAAGTCACAACGTGACGGAAGAATTTTAAAGGAGCAAACTATGCCGAAGAGGACAGATATTAAGAAAATACTCATTATTGGTTCCGGACCAATTATCATCGGGCAGGCATGTGAATTTGATTATTCAGGGACGCAGGCCTGTAAGGCATTGAAAGAAGAAGGGTATGAAGTTGTCCTGGTTAATAGTAATCCGGCTTCAATTATGACTGATCCTGAGTTTGCCGACAGAACATATATTGAACCGATAAATCCTGAAATGATAGAGAAGATTATCGAAAAAGAACGTCCTGATGCTTTGCTTCCTACAATCGGAGGGCAAACTGCACTCAACAATGCCGTTGCGCTGGCAGATAAGGGTGTCCTTGATAAATATGGAGTGGAGTTGATCGGAGCAAAGCTTGGGCCTATCAAGAAAGCCGAAGACCGGGAACTTTTTAAGAAGGCCATGCAAAAAATCGGGATCGGCGTTCCGGAGAGTGCTTTTGCTTATACTGTTGATGATGCGGTAAAAATATCTGAAACTATAGGCTTTCCGTTGATTATTCGTCCTGCTTTTACGCTTGGAGGCACAGGCGGTGGTGTTGCCTATAATCTTGCGGAGTTAAAGGAAATCGTCCACTTAGGTTTGAGCGAGAGCCCTATTAGTCAGGTCCTCGTTGAGCAATCAGTGCTCGGCTGGAAAGAATACGAGCTAGAGGTTATGCGAGACCTGAAAGATAATGTTGTTATTGTCTGTTCTATCGAGAACTTTGATCCGATGGGGATTCATACCGGAGATAGTATAACAGTTGCTCCGGCGCAAACCCTAACTGACAAAGAGTACCAGCAGCTTCGAGATTATTCTCTCGCGGTTATCCGTGAGATCGGTGTTGATACCGGAGGATCGAATATCCAGTTTGCAGTTAATCCTGATGATGGAAAAGTTATCATTATCGAGATGAACCCTCGAGTGTCGCGCAGCTCGGCACTTGCCTCAAAAGCTACAGGGTTCCCTATTGCAAAAATTGCTGCCAAACTGGCGGTCGGCTATACGCTTGATGAAATATCAAATGATATCACGGAGAAGACCCCGGCCTGTTTTGAGCCGACTATTGACTACGTCGTTACCAAAATACCCCGTTTTGCCTTCGAAAAGTTCCCACAAGCTGATGCGACATTAAATACGACAATGAAATCTGTTGGTGAAACGATGGCAATTGGTCGTACCTTTAAGGAATCTTTGCAGAAAGCTTTACGGTCACTGGAAATCGGGGTCAATGGGTTCGATTATCCCAAAGACCGTAATTATCACAATCTAGACGAAAAACTGAGTATCCCGAATGCGGAACGTATTTTTTTTATTAAAGAAGCTTTTTATCAAGGATATTCAATTGAGGACGTTTTTAACAAAACAAAAATAGACCGTTGGTTCCTTGATAACTTATTCCAACTTTTTGAGGTGGAGAAGGAAATGGATGAGGCCAAAGAATGTCCGATCATCGACCGAATGGAATTGTTGAAGAAATTAAAGAAACTAGGATTTAGCGATAAACAAATTGCCAAATCCTGGGGATTCTCTGAACTTGAAATCAGAAGAATGAGAATGGACAATAATATTATCCCGGTATACAAGACCGTGGATACCTGCGCAGCTGAGTTTGAAGCCTTTACTCCCTATTATTATTCAACCTACGAAGAAGAAGATGAAGTAATA contains these protein-coding regions:
- the carB gene encoding carbamoyl phosphate synthase large subunit (four CarB-CarA dimers form the carbamoyl phosphate synthetase holoenzyme that catalyzes the production of carbamoyl phosphate; CarB is responsible for the amidotransferase activity), producing MPKRTDIKKILIIGSGPIIIGQACEFDYSGTQACKALKEEGYEVVLVNSNPASIMTDPEFADRTYIEPINPEMIEKIIEKERPDALLPTIGGQTALNNAVALADKGVLDKYGVELIGAKLGPIKKAEDRELFKKAMQKIGIGVPESAFAYTVDDAVKISETIGFPLIIRPAFTLGGTGGGVAYNLAELKEIVHLGLSESPISQVLVEQSVLGWKEYELEVMRDLKDNVVIVCSIENFDPMGIHTGDSITVAPAQTLTDKEYQQLRDYSLAVIREIGVDTGGSNIQFAVNPDDGKVIIIEMNPRVSRSSALASKATGFPIAKIAAKLAVGYTLDEISNDITEKTPACFEPTIDYVVTKIPRFAFEKFPQADATLNTTMKSVGETMAIGRTFKESLQKALRSLEIGVNGFDYPKDRNYHNLDEKLSIPNAERIFFIKEAFYQGYSIEDVFNKTKIDRWFLDNLFQLFEVEKEMDEAKECPIIDRMELLKKLKKLGFSDKQIAKSWGFSELEIRRMRMDNNIIPVYKTVDTCAAEFEAFTPYYYSTYEEEDEVIPSEREKIMILGGGPNRIGQGIEFDYCCVHASFALREDGYETIMVNSNPETVSTDYDTSDRLYFEPVTYEDVLTIVEKEKPKGVIVQFGGQTPLKLAIALKKAGVPIIGTDPDDIDVAEDRERFGALLKELQILQPYNGTARSFEDARAIAHEIGYPVMVRPSYVLGGRAMEIVFDERDLERYIKTAVEVSPEHPILIDKFLEDAIEIDVDAVSDGKRCVIAGIMEHIEEAGIHSGDSACVLPTFSIGEEIEATIKANTYKLAQALRVVGLMNIQYAIKNDKVFVLEVNPRASRTVPFVSKATGVQWAKIAARVMAGKTLDELGVTEVVVDHVSVKEAVLPFSKFSRQDTILGPEMKSTGEVMGIASSLGNAFAKAQIAAGASLPGSGCVFISVREKDKRNVVNIGKRFENLGYKIFATRGTAKVLKNNGIDVIPVLKVHEGRPNIDDVMKNGEIDIIVNTPQGKGSRIDDKIIRGTALLYKIFSITTLSGANAVLNALESIKKYPLEVQALQDYYKKS